From a region of the Halanaerobium hydrogeniformans genome:
- the aroQ gene encoding type II 3-dehydroquinate dehydratase codes for MQKVAVIHGPNLNMLGLREPEIYGKNNLEMVNKNLKRKAKELDFEIEIMQSNHEGEIVDYLHQNFEQLDGVIINPGGLTHTSVILRDALAAVRLPVIEVHISNIHKREEFRHKSLTAAVAVGQITGLGVKGYTLALEGLKSILGREKY; via the coding sequence ATGCAAAAAGTGGCTGTAATTCATGGACCTAATTTAAATATGCTTGGTTTAAGAGAACCGGAAATTTACGGAAAAAACAACCTGGAAATGGTTAATAAAAATTTAAAAAGAAAGGCCAAAGAGCTTGATTTTGAAATCGAAATAATGCAGAGCAATCACGAAGGTGAGATTGTAGATTATCTGCATCAAAACTTTGAGCAGCTGGATGGAGTAATAATTAATCCAGGTGGTCTAACCCATACGAGCGTAATTTTAAGAGATGCTCTGGCTGCAGTCAGGCTGCCAGTTATAGAAGTTCATATCAGTAATATTCATAAAAGAGAAGAGTTCAGGCATAAATCCCTCACCGCAGCTGTAGCAGTGGGCCAGATAACCGGTTTAGGTGTAAAAGGATATACTCTGGCTTTAGAGGGTTTAAAAAGTATTCTGGGAAGGGAGAAATATTAG
- a CDS encoding type IV pilin protein, whose amino-acid sequence MSKLLNNIFKEKDGFTLIELLIVISIIGILMSIAVPTFSGVKDRANITVIKSDLHNIMHGLEMYYMDHHSYPGTNDGSDISDVLDSSSLNLNNDAGDYSYLADAADDAEEYIIYYELDSNNYYYFHSEEGKVDGPENSEPSLDS is encoded by the coding sequence ATGAGTAAATTATTAAATAATATTTTTAAAGAAAAAGATGGATTTACTTTAATAGAACTTTTAATTGTGATTTCGATAATCGGTATTTTGATGAGTATAGCAGTTCCAACTTTTAGTGGGGTTAAAGATCGAGCCAACATAACGGTAATAAAGAGTGACCTGCACAATATAATGCATGGTTTAGAAATGTATTATATGGATCACCACAGTTATCCAGGGACTAATGATGGTTCAGATATAAGTGATGTTCTTGATTCATCAAGTTTAAATTTAAATAACGATGCTGGTGATTACAGTTATTTAGCGGATGCTGCAGATGACGCAGAAGAATATATTATCTATTATGAGCTTGATTCAAATAATTATTATTACTTCCATTCAGAAGAAGGTAAGGTTGATGGTCCAGAAAATTCAGAACCTTCTCTTGATAGCTAA
- a CDS encoding O-antigen ligase family protein, giving the protein MDEIELRKKLKKAIIYIIFLCNFFILFAYLPFYREFDLYKIDGGNYQLSRFDNIYLPRLNILSISIFVLLLIFLYLIIKSDKIIKGNLFNYLILSLFLLFSLSTFFAIDRYTALNGRVYRWEGFISLGSYLFLAFLTANFVEELKDFKNYAFLIWGSAVILALYGLMQFFGFDFITRDPIRENWYRAFATFGNPNFAASFAVLVLPAVIFSYFVLKKEKYKLFAFLSSGLIYAFMLATATRGSWLAFFITALIALAVLFDYLKKKKRELIKILVLFLLITIFINFFHGGVVSSRFLSIFGDFHDLSSGEEEIIDHVGSSRMFIYRNSLPLMFERPLLGVGPDNFAEVFPQEDFQEFKGNQRQIVDKAHSEYIQLGVTTGLPALFIYLFLISYILFKLKPESFKNIDLSREEDQNRFVKSCLFFAIIGYVLQAVLNISVITVAPIYWTVLGFAGAYIIRFENENSEEEAG; this is encoded by the coding sequence ATGGATGAAATTGAGTTAAGAAAAAAACTAAAAAAAGCTATTATTTATATAATTTTTCTCTGTAATTTCTTTATCCTTTTTGCCTACTTACCTTTTTACAGGGAATTTGATTTATATAAAATAGATGGTGGTAATTATCAATTATCTCGTTTTGATAATATATATCTACCCCGTTTAAATATATTATCTATTAGTATTTTTGTCTTACTTTTAATCTTTCTCTATTTAATTATCAAAAGCGATAAAATCATCAAAGGTAATTTGTTTAATTATTTGATTTTAAGTCTTTTTCTGCTTTTTTCCCTTTCAACTTTTTTTGCTATCGATAGATATACAGCATTAAATGGCAGGGTTTACCGCTGGGAGGGATTTATCAGTTTAGGCAGCTATTTGTTTTTAGCATTTTTGACTGCTAATTTTGTGGAAGAATTAAAAGATTTTAAAAATTATGCTTTTCTTATCTGGGGTTCAGCAGTGATCTTAGCACTTTATGGATTAATGCAATTTTTTGGCTTTGATTTTATAACAAGAGATCCGATAAGGGAGAACTGGTACAGGGCTTTTGCAACTTTTGGTAATCCCAATTTTGCTGCCAGTTTTGCGGTTCTTGTTTTACCTGCTGTTATATTTTCATATTTCGTTTTAAAAAAAGAAAAATATAAACTTTTTGCTTTCTTAAGCAGTGGCTTAATTTATGCTTTTATGCTTGCTACAGCAACCCGCGGAAGCTGGCTGGCCTTTTTTATCACAGCATTGATTGCTTTAGCTGTTCTCTTTGATTATCTTAAAAAGAAAAAAAGAGAGTTAATTAAAATCTTAGTATTATTTTTACTGATCACTATATTTATCAACTTTTTTCATGGAGGGGTGGTTAGCAGTAGATTTTTAAGTATTTTTGGGGATTTTCATGATCTTTCTTCTGGGGAGGAAGAAATTATAGATCATGTGGGAAGTTCAAGGATGTTTATATATAGGAATTCACTGCCTTTAATGTTTGAGAGACCACTTTTAGGGGTAGGTCCTGACAATTTTGCTGAGGTTTTCCCCCAGGAAGATTTTCAGGAATTTAAGGGAAATCAAAGGCAGATAGTAGATAAAGCCCATTCAGAGTACATACAGCTTGGTGTAACCACAGGTTTACCGGCTTTGTTTATCTACTTATTTTTAATTAGCTATATTTTATTTAAACTTAAACCAGAAAGTTTTAAAAATATTGATTTGAGCAGGGAAGAGGATCAAAATAGATTTGTTAAAAGCTGTCTCTTTTTTGCCATAATTGGCTATGTGCTTCAGGCTGTATTAAATATCAGTGTAATTACAGTTGCTCCAATTTACTGGACCGTTTTAGGATTTGCAGGAGCATATATAATAAGATTTGAAAATGAGAATTCTGAGGAGGAAGCAGGATGA
- a CDS encoding type II secretion system protein GspD: protein MNKKRIILILFLVLLILLLDLSLVFAAELSQKRVSVNLNNVELERALIILADLGGVNLICDSYVSGNVTAIFDEIKFVDALNLITQSFDLSYRKTENTIYVSSRENIEAQDKKLIKKNYLLENINSERAIEHLQKIFSDLNFINLESDGILLEASEKEHQQIEKLIAGLDRPQKQVLIKARIEEISRNKVKELGINPDQLSELSFIKDDSGSIEKIRVNWPDTLKILEEEGASNILANPSLMTLDRQKAKLVIGDQIPVKLERVEGDNIVSSLSYIEAGIVLEFLPKIINDNQILLEIKPSVNSIGQVVSDGLPAVNSRSAETTVILENEQVLAIGGLIKEDEIKSLSKIPFFSELPLFGNLFKSEKSTVMNSELMIFISPEIIYSENTVNKEESKELGKNMQELSTEKENYKSSSFIPLTSEEIKEILDN, encoded by the coding sequence TTGAATAAAAAAAGAATAATTTTAATCCTTTTTTTAGTGTTATTAATTCTACTCTTAGATCTTTCGCTGGTTTTTGCAGCTGAGTTAAGCCAGAAAAGGGTTAGTGTTAACTTAAATAATGTAGAATTAGAGAGAGCCTTAATTATTCTAGCAGATTTAGGTGGAGTAAACTTAATCTGTGATAGCTATGTTAGCGGAAATGTTACCGCGATTTTTGATGAGATTAAATTTGTTGATGCTCTAAATCTGATTACGCAAAGTTTTGATCTGAGCTATCGAAAAACAGAAAACACGATCTATGTAAGCAGTAGAGAAAATATAGAGGCTCAAGACAAAAAGCTGATCAAGAAAAACTATCTTTTAGAAAATATAAATTCAGAAAGAGCAATTGAGCATTTACAAAAAATATTCAGTGACCTTAATTTTATCAATTTAGAAAGTGATGGGATATTACTTGAAGCCTCAGAAAAAGAACATCAACAGATTGAAAAATTAATTGCTGGGCTTGATCGTCCTCAAAAACAGGTTTTAATAAAGGCCAGAATTGAAGAAATTAGCCGCAATAAGGTTAAAGAACTGGGTATCAATCCAGATCAACTCTCTGAACTTAGTTTTATTAAAGATGATTCAGGCAGTATAGAAAAAATACGGGTTAACTGGCCTGATACTTTAAAAATATTAGAAGAAGAGGGAGCTTCTAATATTCTGGCGAATCCCAGTTTGATGACCTTAGACAGACAAAAAGCAAAACTTGTAATCGGTGATCAGATACCAGTTAAATTAGAAAGGGTAGAAGGCGATAATATCGTTTCCAGCTTAAGCTATATTGAGGCAGGGATAGTTTTAGAGTTTCTACCTAAAATAATCAATGATAATCAGATCCTCTTAGAAATTAAACCCTCTGTCAACAGTATCGGCCAGGTAGTTTCTGATGGACTGCCAGCGGTTAACTCTCGCAGTGCTGAAACAACCGTTATTTTAGAAAACGAGCAGGTTTTAGCGATCGGAGGTTTAATTAAAGAAGATGAAATTAAATCTTTAAGTAAAATACCCTTCTTTTCTGAGCTACCTCTTTTCGGTAATTTATTTAAATCAGAAAAAAGCACGGTAATGAATTCAGAACTAATGATCTTCATCAGTCCAGAAATTATTTATAGTGAAAATACGGTTAATAAGGAGGAAAGTAAAGAATTAGGCAAAAATATGCAGGAATTAAGTACAGAGAAAGAGAATTATAAAAGTAGTAGTTTTATCCCATTAACAAGTGAAGAAATAAAAGAGATTTTAGATAACTAA
- a CDS encoding GspE/PulE family protein — MDDFSQFIYDQQLISKEVYRSLLEINQENSVEAVISYLRRNNCCSRKLLLAKISEYFNINLFKKDNFKLQAGISRYLTLPEVEKYNILPLKIEADQLYLGCLYPLAPIFKENLRFKYKHQIKELLIGEEDFQIIKEELYSSYYRVDPAEILKEFSQVKNVDSSDIKGLKSLVDDAPVVKLLNNLINEAVSLTASDIHLECKYNSFEIFYRVDGIIEKYYEFPLACAAAVISRIKIISGMDITNKHLPQDGKMEFKFKAENYDIRTSVIPTIYGEKAVLRLLLRNSQLLTVNNLNFSSHNQKRFKEILKFNSGIILLAGPTGSGKTTSLFAILNELSSENLNIITIENPVEYKLPALNQIEINPAQGLSYARALRSILRQDPDIIMIGEIRDKETAEIAVRASVTGHLVLTTIHTIDAVSAVLRLIEMGIPPYLIGSTLNAVVAQRLLRKLCPACKKEEQSSKLYPKKLQREFEKKIIYQAVGCRKCAQIGYKNRTAVAEILFVNEDIRELISSNYSRKKLKKAAKESGMRTLFADAVSKISQGESSIAELLRVVNLERS; from the coding sequence GTGGATGATTTTTCTCAATTTATTTATGATCAGCAGTTGATCTCTAAAGAAGTTTATCGCTCTCTATTAGAAATAAATCAGGAAAACAGTGTAGAAGCAGTAATATCTTATCTAAGACGAAATAATTGCTGTAGTAGAAAACTCCTACTAGCTAAAATATCAGAATATTTTAACATTAATCTTTTTAAGAAAGATAATTTTAAGCTTCAGGCTGGAATAAGTCGCTATTTAACTCTGCCTGAGGTAGAAAAGTATAATATTTTACCCTTAAAAATAGAAGCTGACCAGCTATATTTGGGCTGTCTTTATCCCTTAGCTCCAATTTTTAAAGAAAATCTTAGATTTAAATATAAGCATCAGATAAAAGAATTGTTGATCGGTGAAGAAGATTTTCAGATCATCAAAGAAGAATTATACAGCAGCTATTACAGGGTTGATCCAGCAGAAATATTAAAAGAATTCAGCCAGGTTAAAAATGTTGACAGCAGTGATATTAAAGGTCTAAAAAGCTTAGTAGATGATGCACCGGTGGTAAAGTTATTGAATAATTTAATTAATGAGGCTGTTTCTCTAACAGCCAGTGATATCCACCTAGAGTGCAAATATAATAGCTTTGAGATATTTTATCGGGTTGATGGTATTATAGAAAAATATTATGAATTCCCCTTAGCCTGTGCAGCAGCTGTAATCTCAAGAATAAAAATAATCTCAGGCATGGATATTACAAACAAACATCTCCCTCAGGATGGGAAGATGGAATTTAAATTCAAGGCAGAAAACTATGATATTAGAACTTCAGTTATTCCAACAATTTATGGAGAAAAAGCAGTACTCAGACTGCTTTTAAGAAACAGTCAGCTATTAACAGTAAATAATTTAAATTTCAGCAGCCATAATCAAAAAAGATTTAAAGAGATATTAAAGTTTAATTCCGGGATTATTCTTTTAGCAGGTCCAACCGGCAGTGGTAAAACAACCAGTCTATTTGCAATTTTAAATGAACTGAGTTCAGAGAACTTAAACATTATCACAATCGAAAATCCGGTTGAATACAAACTGCCTGCTTTAAATCAAATCGAGATCAATCCGGCTCAGGGGCTTAGTTATGCCAGAGCTCTAAGGTCAATCCTGCGGCAGGATCCAGATATAATAATGATCGGAGAAATAAGGGATAAAGAAACTGCCGAAATTGCCGTAAGGGCATCGGTAACAGGACATCTTGTCTTAACTACCATCCATACCATTGATGCAGTATCTGCAGTATTAAGGTTGATAGAAATGGGGATCCCCCCTTATTTGATCGGCAGCACCTTAAACGCTGTAGTCGCTCAGAGGCTTTTAAGAAAACTCTGTCCGGCCTGTAAAAAAGAGGAGCAAAGCTCTAAACTCTATCCTAAAAAATTGCAAAGAGAATTTGAGAAAAAAATAATCTATCAGGCAGTAGGATGTAGAAAATGTGCTCAAATTGGATATAAAAATAGAACTGCAGTTGCAGAAATACTATTTGTCAATGAAGATATCAGAGAACTAATCAGCAGTAATTATTCTAGAAAAAAACTTAAAAAAGCAGCTAAAGAATCGGGAATGAGAACACTATTTGCAGATGCTGTTTCTAAAATCTCTCAGGGAGAAAGTTCAATTGCAGAGCTGCTGAGGGTTGTTAATCTAGAAAGGAGCTGA
- a CDS encoding pilus assembly FimT family protein, which produces MVQKIQNLLLIANKGYTLLELMLVIVMIGVLFSTSFIYRSQMTQDYQLEQLLESLAADFRWARNRAVIDGQTYIFRIYSSPGPGQHKIPYYFYTIEDSREVIKKKGSYPAHFLLYKSLDFELISEQYYDWIRFSSSAAARGGTIAFSRADAEIYSLTVNQLGRVRIEK; this is translated from the coding sequence ATGGTCCAGAAAATTCAGAACCTTCTCTTGATAGCTAATAAAGGTTACACTCTGCTCGAATTAATGCTTGTTATAGTGATGATAGGGGTTTTATTCAGCACTTCTTTTATTTACAGAAGTCAAATGACTCAGGATTATCAGCTTGAGCAGCTGCTTGAAAGCCTGGCAGCAGATTTTAGATGGGCCAGAAATAGGGCTGTTATAGATGGTCAGACCTATATCTTTAGGATTTACAGCAGCCCTGGTCCAGGGCAGCATAAAATCCCCTATTATTTTTATACAATTGAAGATAGCAGAGAAGTCATTAAGAAAAAGGGAAGTTATCCGGCCCACTTTTTGCTCTATAAATCACTGGATTTTGAGTTAATCAGTGAGCAATATTATGACTGGATTAGGTTCAGCAGCAGTGCTGCTGCCAGAGGTGGAACAATCGCTTTTTCAAGAGCAGATGCTGAAATCTATTCTTTAACCGTAAATCAACTGGGGAGGGTTAGAATTGAAAAATGA
- a CDS encoding type IV pilus modification PilV family protein — MKNEAGFSLLEIIITIFLAGIVLAVMSRTIKTGLEVNSFLADRNAAVNWTESILEAFRAKNFDLSDNEENIEAEFLKQLQILEKEGLEKNYHLHRIELSPYKNKGVIYDGLYKLKIIVNYNCRDQERKHELITLLKE; from the coding sequence TTGAAAAATGAAGCTGGTTTTTCATTACTTGAAATAATAATAACTATTTTTCTGGCTGGAATCGTACTTGCTGTGATGAGTAGAACCATTAAAACAGGTCTGGAGGTAAATAGTTTTTTAGCCGATAGAAATGCCGCTGTTAACTGGACTGAATCTATTTTAGAAGCTTTTCGTGCAAAAAATTTTGATCTAAGTGATAATGAAGAAAATATTGAAGCCGAATTTTTAAAACAGCTGCAGATCTTAGAAAAGGAAGGTTTAGAGAAAAATTATCATCTGCATAGAATTGAGTTAAGCCCTTATAAAAACAAGGGAGTTATTTATGATGGCTTATATAAATTAAAGATTATAGTTAATTATAACTGTAGAGATCAGGAGAGAAAACATGAACTTATTACTCTGCTTAAAGAATAG
- the aroB gene encoding 3-dehydroquinate synthase, with the protein MKIFLAGFMAAGKSTVAKILAEKQDLKFYDNDEEIVKREGKSIPEIFAQHGEAYFRKVEKETVNHLLESKEDAVIALGGGAVLDDELREKLIEESEIFCIDVSAEEVIKRCADSEIVRPLLEVDDPLKKVRKLLEERREVYQDIPEHIDSNQHGPEEIAEEILKRIPDQKIEIKIENNDIEYPVIINNTYKKNSFKKILNKIAGRKVLLVADKEVITLHGKGFIELLEEQAEIVEFKLEAGEKIKDLKYLNQAYDILYDNNFTRSDYVIAFGGGTIGDLAGFIASTYLRGLKLIQMPTTLISQLDSSVGGKTAVNFKDTKNLIGSFYQAEMVYYHLDWLKTLPKAEIKSGLGEVIKYAILDGDPLFSLLKSNQGEILKLEEKIMQRISKISLEMKNYYVAEDVKDKGLRKKLNLGHSFGHAVEGAEKFKYKHGEAVVMGISFTAFLSNKIGVLNDQSFRDIINLLQNFNYQLFPSKNIGPDDLAQYIAHDKKISDNKMWWVLINDIGDTYLSDKFDHKNIKKYLEEYLCKKWL; encoded by the coding sequence ATGAAAATATTTTTAGCAGGTTTTATGGCTGCTGGAAAAAGTACAGTAGCAAAGATTTTAGCAGAAAAACAAGATCTAAAATTTTATGATAATGATGAAGAGATTGTTAAGCGAGAAGGGAAATCTATTCCGGAGATATTTGCTCAGCATGGTGAGGCATATTTCCGCAAGGTAGAAAAAGAAACCGTTAACCACCTTTTAGAAAGCAAAGAAGATGCAGTGATTGCTTTAGGTGGAGGAGCAGTGCTTGATGATGAATTAAGGGAAAAACTAATCGAAGAAAGTGAAATATTCTGTATAGATGTTAGTGCAGAAGAAGTTATCAAAAGATGTGCTGACTCTGAGATAGTAAGACCACTTTTAGAGGTTGATGATCCCTTGAAAAAAGTGAGAAAGCTTCTCGAAGAAAGAAGAGAGGTTTATCAGGATATTCCCGAACACATAGACAGCAACCAGCATGGTCCTGAAGAAATTGCTGAAGAGATTTTAAAGAGAATTCCAGACCAGAAAATAGAAATCAAAATTGAAAATAATGATATAGAATATCCTGTAATAATTAATAATACTTATAAAAAGAACTCCTTCAAGAAAATCCTGAACAAAATTGCAGGACGCAAGGTGCTTTTAGTTGCTGATAAAGAAGTTATTACATTACATGGAAAAGGCTTTATTGAGCTCTTAGAAGAGCAGGCAGAGATCGTTGAGTTTAAACTAGAAGCAGGAGAAAAGATAAAAGATCTTAAATATCTTAATCAGGCTTATGATATCTTATATGATAATAATTTTACCCGTTCAGATTATGTAATAGCCTTCGGTGGAGGTACAATCGGCGATTTAGCTGGTTTTATCGCTTCTACCTACTTGAGGGGTCTTAAATTGATTCAGATGCCCACAACTTTAATTTCACAGCTTGACAGCAGTGTTGGTGGCAAAACAGCTGTTAATTTTAAAGATACTAAAAACCTGATCGGTAGTTTTTATCAGGCAGAAATGGTATATTATCATTTAGACTGGTTAAAAACCCTGCCTAAAGCAGAAATAAAATCTGGTTTAGGTGAGGTAATTAAATATGCGATTTTAGATGGTGATCCCCTCTTTTCCTTATTAAAAAGTAATCAGGGGGAGATCTTAAAGCTTGAGGAAAAAATAATGCAGAGAATTTCTAAGATTTCCCTGGAGATGAAAAACTATTATGTTGCAGAAGATGTAAAGGATAAGGGTCTGCGTAAAAAGTTAAATTTAGGCCACAGTTTTGGTCATGCGGTCGAAGGGGCAGAAAAGTTTAAATACAAACATGGAGAGGCAGTAGTAATGGGAATTTCTTTTACAGCCTTTTTATCAAATAAAATTGGGGTTTTAAATGATCAGAGTTTTAGAGATATAATAAATCTACTGCAGAATTTTAATTATCAACTATTTCCTTCAAAAAATATTGGGCCTGATGATTTAGCGCAATATATTGCTCACGATAAAAAAATTAGTGATAATAAAATGTGGTGGGTTTTAATTAATGATATTGGTGATACTTATTTAAGTGATAAATTTGATCATAAAAATATTAAAAAATATCTGGAGGAATACTTATGCAAAAAGTGGCTGTAA
- a CDS encoding type II secretion system F family protein, translating into MNIIIFKKDFNLKFFCSQLYILLKTGLSLPKSLLVLSKQMSSEEDKKLIQAIIKDLEKGNTLAESLAKKEAFPPLFTSVISAGEKTGSLVQVMDNLEKYYQNQSDLKNKLHKVCFYPITIITTLIISAVFLIKLIMPIFLELFAEFQGQLPLLTRLFLRLSLIIEDHLLLIVLITLTALLSLIYLILSQEENGILEKIIFKVPWLGRLYQYLILTKIASYLAIFLKSGMKLLPALKLLEKIIASHQYKLFINNTVLNVSKGGSLTESFADNNLIPDTFYYLLLSGEETVQMETMLERSGDYYYQKLKLGSERLLQYLEPFLITLTAVFVALLAAAVLTPMFQLYLII; encoded by the coding sequence CTGAATATAATTATTTTTAAAAAGGATTTTAATTTAAAATTTTTTTGCTCTCAGCTTTATATATTACTTAAAACCGGCCTTTCATTACCAAAATCACTATTAGTGCTTTCTAAACAGATGAGTTCAGAAGAAGACAAAAAACTAATCCAAGCTATCATAAAAGATTTAGAAAAAGGTAATACTCTAGCAGAATCACTAGCCAAAAAAGAAGCATTCCCACCATTATTTACTTCAGTAATCAGTGCAGGAGAAAAAACCGGCAGTTTAGTTCAGGTTATGGATAATCTAGAAAAATATTATCAAAACCAGAGCGATCTAAAAAATAAACTGCACAAGGTCTGCTTTTATCCCATCACAATAATCACAACCCTAATAATTTCAGCAGTATTTTTAATAAAATTAATTATGCCCATCTTTTTAGAATTATTTGCAGAATTTCAGGGGCAATTACCCCTTTTAACGAGATTATTTTTAAGATTGAGTTTAATAATTGAAGACCATTTATTATTAATCGTTTTAATAACTTTAACAGCATTACTGAGCTTAATTTATTTAATTTTGAGTCAGGAAGAGAACGGTATCTTAGAAAAAATAATATTTAAAGTTCCCTGGCTGGGCAGATTATATCAGTATTTAATTTTAACCAAAATTGCCTCTTATTTAGCGATATTTTTAAAAAGTGGTATGAAACTACTTCCTGCTTTAAAGCTGTTAGAAAAGATAATAGCAAGCCATCAATATAAATTATTTATTAATAATACAGTTTTAAATGTTTCAAAGGGGGGTTCTTTAACCGAAAGTTTTGCAGATAATAACTTAATACCCGATACATTTTATTATCTGCTTTTAAGTGGTGAAGAAACCGTCCAAATGGAAACCATGTTAGAAAGATCAGGTGATTATTATTATCAAAAACTAAAATTAGGATCAGAAAGGCTGCTGCAGTATTTAGAGCCTTTTTTAATCACATTAACTGCAGTTTTTGTAGCTTTACTTGCTGCAGCAGTACTCACACCGATGTTTCAGCTTTATTTAATTATCTAA
- a CDS encoding PilN domain-containing protein, producing the protein MLIIFKEKNFELKDKVIKYSIIILLFTLFLLSVLNYYLVIRQRNIKAEVMENINMIDKYNSLSQSLEIKTDEIKPAFSDLLSLLSSYSQNLSYESLIINQEKVIINGSTKEKENIIKLLEILESDNYFMEPELKTINAAENYNFQIETRLRE; encoded by the coding sequence ATGCTGATCATCTTTAAAGAAAAAAACTTTGAATTAAAAGATAAAGTAATTAAATACAGCATAATTATCCTGCTATTTACTCTTTTCTTGCTCTCTGTTCTAAATTATTATCTGGTCATAAGGCAGAGAAACATTAAGGCAGAGGTAATGGAAAACATAAATATGATAGATAAATATAACAGTCTCAGTCAGAGCTTAGAAATTAAAACAGATGAAATCAAACCTGCTTTTTCTGACTTGCTCAGCTTATTAAGCAGTTATTCTCAGAACTTAAGTTATGAGAGTTTAATAATCAACCAGGAAAAAGTAATAATTAATGGCAGTACAAAAGAAAAAGAAAATATTATTAAGCTGCTTGAAATTTTAGAAAGCGATAATTATTTTATGGAACCAGAACTTAAAACAATCAATGCTGCTGAAAACTATAATTTTCAAATAGAAACCAGGCTTAGAGAATAA
- a CDS encoding type II secretion system protein yields the protein MNLLLCLKNRFKDNRGFTLLEVILVITISTVLAGLFLELLLGLYADQNYFTAYSNLYLDAYLLVDIIAEQLKYSQQIDLISQTEIHFFSYYNEGQQWLSYNLYQRENSQVLARRLGGEDYLNKDFGRNLSVLENVESLKFNYLEENLLELKLIIKDNNEELLISRLVYI from the coding sequence ATGAACTTATTACTCTGCTTAAAGAATAGATTTAAAGATAATAGAGGCTTCACTCTGCTGGAAGTTATCCTGGTTATTACCATCTCCACAGTTTTAGCTGGATTATTTTTAGAGCTTTTGCTCGGCCTTTATGCAGATCAAAATTATTTTACAGCCTATTCTAATCTTTATTTAGATGCCTATCTGCTTGTAGATATTATTGCAGAACAGCTTAAATATTCTCAGCAGATAGATCTGATCTCTCAAACAGAAATACATTTTTTCTCTTATTATAATGAGGGTCAGCAGTGGCTGAGCTATAATCTTTATCAACGAGAAAACAGTCAGGTTTTGGCAAGAAGGCTGGGTGGAGAAGATTATCTTAACAAAGATTTTGGGAGAAATCTCTCAGTACTCGAAAATGTAGAAAGCTTAAAATTTAATTATCTCGAAGAAAATTTATTGGAGCTTAAATTGATTATTAAAGACAATAATGAGGAATTATTGATTTCCAGACTGGTCTATATTTAA